The following DNA comes from Methanothermus fervidus DSM 2088.
CATGTTATACCATTTATATTAGGATTAATAGGTATATTATTAATGTGTACAGGAGTTATGGATGATAAGCCGATGTACACTTCTTTAGGATTAATTATATTTTTTGTGGGTGGATTACTGCCATTTATAATTTTACCAATAATTCTAGGTCTCTAAATATAAAGCGGAAATTCACCTTTATGTAATGCTGTGCCTACTAATATTTTTTTTATTCCGAAATTTTTTATTTTTGGAACATCTTTGAGTGTTATACCTCCTCCTAAAATCAATTTATCCTTTAAATCTTTAAATATTTCTATAATATTTTCATTAATACCCTTCTCTGTACCTACTCTACTAATATCTAACAATATTATTTCGGAAGATATACCAAGATCTAAAAGCTTATCTCTAAAATCAATCAGGGAAATATCTAAATTTTTTGAATATAATTTATCATCCTTAATGTCTACACTAACAACAATTCTACTTGTAGGGAATTTTGAAACAATTTTTTCTAGTTCTTCAAAACTTTCTAAAGTTTCTGTAGCTACTATCACTTGCCTTGAAAAATTTAAAAGAAATTTAAATGTTTTAAAATCGTTGACACCAAAATCAAGCATTGTTGGAATAATATAATTTATCTTCTTTGCAATCTCTAGATTATTGCCAGTTCTCTCTATTCCATTTAAATCTGCAATATATATTCGTCTAGCTCCCTGTCTTCTTAATGATAATGCAATCTCTATAGGATCCGGCGATCTTGAATAAATGGTTTTTAATGGAGTATATGTTTCTCTTTTTCCAGATTTGCCAGCTACTGCAATTCCATCTTTAATATCTAAGACAGGTATTACTTCTATCATTTTTGAACCAATATGAGCTTTCCAGTTCTAGGATCTTTGTATACTGTACCCAGTTCAGCATATCCCTGTCCACTACCTTTAGATACCTCAGGAGTCTGATTCAGCTCTTTTCCCTGTTTAACTTCAATACTTTTCTTTACAGCTTCCATTAATTCTCTTTTTTCTTGTAGACTCATTTTTGCAAAAACAAGGCTTTGCATGTTCCATGCCATGATGAAGAATACAGCGAATGCCATTGCAAGCACAAACATGCAATCAACAAAATTTATTGCTCCACTAAGTGGATCTTCTTCATGGTGATAATCGCTCAATCTCCTTCTCCCTCTCCTCCTCAACATTCTCCATCACCTCCAATATAGCCTCAGCCAGAGTTTCCAAGTTAACCAGATATTCCTCAAACCATCTTTTCCTAACCTTTGATACAAAGAAAGAGATTGCACTTGAAGCAAGTCCAAGTATTGCTGCATCAAAAGCAACTAAGAAGTGATTTGCTAGCTGAGTTATGTCTCCGGCTCCCAAAGCAACTAATCCAGGACCTATTGGAATTAAAGTTCCGAGGAGTCCTACCTGTGGACCAAGCCTTGTTATTGAATCTGTTATTTCAACAGATTTCATGGCTTTCAGTTCTTCTCCTTCAACATATCTCCTTGCAAGTGCTTCTCTTGTCCTTGAATCTAAGTCCTCTGTGTTTGCAATATCTGTTAATATTTCTTTTTGCCTCTCTGGGAGCTTTGAATTATTTATTATCTCTATTATCTCCTTTGGATCCCCTGGATTTGAGATGTTGTATATGGCTTCCTTTATTTCATCTACATCAACTCTAACCCTTCCAACATATTCAGCAATCAATCCTCCAAGTGCAACTACACTATAAGCAACAAATGCCAGCAATGTTACTATTGCTGGGATTAGGAGGCTTTGTGAAACTACATGCATAATTCCTTGGAGTGCTTCTGATCCTGGGACTGCTGGCAATTTATCACCTCACAAAAACGCTTTTTTTCTTGTAATAATACCCTCCCACTATTAGTAGGGCAAAGAGTGCTAATGCAGTACTTAATAAAATATGTGGTGCAGGAACATTTACTGGAGAGAATTTACTACTTGCTAAGGCACTAATATTCGGAATCAAAATAGTTGCAATCAAGAAATAAAGTCCAACAAATAACATAAAATTCCCTAAGATTATGGGATATGGTTTATTCAAAGCATCTACAATTACTTTTGAAAACAAATAAAACACTGCTATAAACACGGATAAAAGTATTGCAGAATACTTTCCTAATAGTAAAGATGAAACACCCACCATTGGAGCTGCTAATATTATTGCAGCTAATACTGCACCAAAACAACATGGACATGGTGCTACCATTGCTAAACATGTCATCTGCGCGGTATTTTTCTTTTTCTGTTTCCATTCATGTAATGTATGAATGCCTGCTGCTATTAAAATTGCGGCCATCAGAAGAGTTATATAAACTATGTATTTGTTAAGTGTTGGGTATATGTTCCCTATTGCTTTCCCTAGAATCCAAATTAATAAATAAAGACCTACTCCATAACCAATTATTATACCTGCTGCATATCGACGTCTTAACCCAGCAAATCCTATTGCTAACCCTATTTTTGCACCAAATATTAAAAGAACAGATATAATTCCTAACTCCCATGCTATAGTAATAATATTCATAAAGATATCCTCCAAAATAGTAATAATCTAGTAATCTATATTATTTTTCTTTATTTCTTTACTTTATATTAACTTTATATATTTTTTAACTTTAACTTTAAGTCCATTTTCAATCTAGTAAAAATAATAAACAAAAAAATCTAGGGAGCGCCGCCTGCTCCTCCAAGGTTTTTACCTGTTTTTACATCTATGTATATTTCACCAACTTGTTTTCCATTTTTGATCACTGGAACAACATAAACTGGTTTTCCATCAATGTAAACAATTTTTGGAGATCCTGGGGATGCTCCAGGTTCCTCTATGTATTTACTTGCTATATTTTTTGCATCTTCTGTTGATACATGAGTTTTATTAGCGTTAGTATCTTTTGATGTTGTATTTTGAATTTTTTCTGTTTTTGTAATATTATTTTGACTCATACTATTTTTTGCTACAGCCACTTGTGATTTATGTCCCTGTAGGAAATATCCTGCACCAATTGCGCCAACTACAAATATGCAAAGAATAAAAATTAACGCTTTAGAGCGCATGTTTTTCACCCCTTTCCTTTTTTACTAAAAGTTCTATATATATTTATCGCTCCTTTTTCTAGCTTCTTCAAGAACTTTAATTGCAGGGAGCTCTTCGCCAGAAAGAAATGCTATACAAGCCCCGCCTCCACTACTAATATGATTTATTTTATTTGAAATACCCATTTTTTCTGCAGCCGCTGCTAAATGACCTCCTGCTATAACTGAAAATGCGTTGGATGATGCTATTGCATTTAACAAATCTTCAGTTCCTATACTAAATTGTTGTTCTTCGAAAACACCCGCTGGTCCATTAGCAAAAATTGTTTTTGCCTCTCTTATTTTTTCTGCATATATTTTTATAGTTTCCATGCCTATATCATATATTGGAAAGTTAGGAATATCATCAATAGGTACATCAATTCTCTTTCCATTTTTATTTATGGCAACATCAACAGGGGTAAGTATCTTCTCCCCATATTTATCTTTAAGTTTTTTTGCCATTTTTATAAATTTTTTATAATTTTTTCTATACAATATTTTTCTGTTCTTTTCTTTAATATCTATCCCAGAAGCCTCTAAAAATACATTTGCCACCAAACCAGATGTTAGAATATAATCAGCAGAACCATTTTTTAAAATATTTTTCATTATCATTATTGAATCATCAATTTTAACACCTCCAAGAATATAAACACATGGCTTTTCAACGTTTTTAATTATTTTATACAATGTTTTAACTTCTCTTTCCATTAATCTTCCTGCAGCAGAAGGTAGTTTAAGCGGAAATCCAACTAATGATGGTTGTGATCTATGAGCAGCTGCAAAAGCATCATTTATATAATAATCAACAACACTTGATAATTTTCTTACAAGGTGTGTTTCTGCCTGAACTTTGGGATCTCTTTTTAAAACTTCTTCTGAATAAAAACGTACATTTTCTAAAAGGATGATATCTCCATTTTCCATATTTCTTATTGATTCTCGTGCAGCACAACCAAATATATCCTCAACATATGTAACAGGCATATCTAATATATTGGATAATACTTTACTATGCTCTTCCATTGTTGTGAAATCTCTTTTTCCTGGCCTACTTTGATGTGCTAAAATAGCTACCTTTGCATTTTCATCTACTAGTTCTTTGAGTGTTTTTGAATGTAGTCTCATTCTCGTATCATCAAGTATACGTCCAGTATGAGGATCTACTGGAGAATTAATGTCTACTCTTACAAGCACTCTGCTCCCAGAATAATCAAAATCATCCATCGTATAGAATTTGAACAAAAATACATCCTCCTACATTTCAGTTATAAGTTCCTCTAAAGCTTTCTTTTGATCCTTTGCAAGAATTACACCAGAAGCTAAAAGTACACCTTCGGTTCCTAATTCTACTGCCTTTTTTACATCTTCACCAGACGATATTCCTGCACCACATAGCACTCTAACATCCGGGTTCACAGTTTTAACAGCTTCTACTGTGTTTTCAACAACTTCTGGTTTTGCTTTTGACACTGGGATGCCTGATCCTATTAATTCGGGAGGTTCAACTGCTACAAAATCAGGAGATAATGCAGCTGCAGCTGCACTAGTTTCAACATTATTTGTACAAACAATGCTTATCATATCATTCTCTGATAATTTTTTTACAACTTTTGATATGTCAGCCAATTTCATTCTTTTCTCTGAATGATTTACCAACGAACCTTTAGCACCTGCTTCTTTTGCACATTCTAATAAGACACTGCCTGTGTGTCCACCAGCATCTATTGGATCAATATGTTGTGCTATTACTGGAATGTTAACATTTTCTGAAACATATCTTAGGTCCATATGTTGTGGAGCAACTATTATTTTTACTCCATATTCCTCAGATACTTGTTCGCATTTTTTTGCTAGTTTTAGGGCATTTTCTCCTGTAGATTCTTTGTATGTTTTAAAATTTAACACGATGATAGGTCTATCCAACTGTAGTTCCCCCATATTTTTTAGGGATTTTAATTAAATAGATTCAATTCAATTATTTATTTTTTTTCAGTATAAAAATAAAGAATTTAAAAAAACTTATATACATTTTTTAAATAATAATAATAGTGATGTCAATAAGCTCCGGTGGTGTAGTCCGGCCAAGCATCTCAGCCTCTCGAGCTGAGGACCCGGGTTCAAATCCCGGCCGGAGCATTAAATCTATTCAGAGTAATTTATCACAACAACGCACATATATGAAAATTTCCTTTCTGCAGCCTCTTTTAATGATATTTTCGTAATTTTTTCATCTGGATAGCTAAGACGCTCACATATTATTATCTCTTTATCCCCACTAATTCCATTATTCAACAAAAATTTGGCTAAATCATTTACGTCTTTAGAGGGCAAAACCATGATTGGTTTGTCATCGTTTAAAAATTTAAGAAGCTTTTTATAATCTTTTCTTCCATGAAGAGTTAATAGATTTACATTATCCCATGGCATTTTGAGTTTAGCAGCGCATAACTGTATAGAACTTATACCAGGAATAACTTCCAGTTCTACATTTTTATATTTAGACAATAATTTTTTAACAGGCTTTAAAACTCCTGAAAATCCAGGATCTCCAGTTGATAATATACAGACGTCATTATTACGAGCTAGTTTTACAGAATATTCCAACATTTTATTCATGTTTTTGGCATTTAATACAATTTTTCTTGTTGCCTGTGGAAACAAATCTAATGCTCTTTTACTACCAACTAATATATCAACCGTATTTGCAATTTCTTCAGCTATAGGTGTTAAAAAATCTTTTGAACCTGGGCCAATTCCTACAATATAAAGCATTTTTATCCCCAACAAAATTTTTAATGTTATATTTTTATCTTCAAACACAAAATTTTTTGAATATTGAAATTATTTTACTTAAACTTTTTCAGGAGGTCAAAAAATGATACAAATAGCTGTAACAGGGAAACCTAATGTAGGAAAATCTACATTTTTCAGTGCAGCTACATTGTCAGATGTAGAAGTGGCTTCATACCCATTTACAACAATTGATCCAAATCGTGCTGTGGCATATGTAACTACACAATGCCCATGCAAGGAATTAGGTTTAAAATGTAATCCGAGAAATTCTAAATGCAAAAATGGTATTAGATACATACCTATCGAATTGATCGATGTTGCAGGCTTAGTTCCTGGAGCATATAAAGGACGCGGGCTAGGTAACAAATTTTTAGATGACCTTAGACAAGCAGACATGTTTATACATATAGTGGATGCATCTGGATCTACAGATGAAGAAGGTAAAATTGTAGAACCAGGTACTCAAGATCCTCTCGAAGATATAAAATTTCTTGAAAAAGAAATATTGATGTGGGTTTATGGAATTATAGGTAAAAATTGGAATAAACTTGTTAGGAAAATTTTGTTGGAGAATTTAAAATTTGAAGAAGTTGTGTATGATCAACTTTCTGGCATTGGAGTATCTATTGAAGGCATTGTTAAAGCCAAAAATATGGTAGGCTCAAGATTTGATAAGTGGGGAAAAGAAGAACTTTTAAAGTTTTTAAAATATTTGATAAACATTTGTAAACCAATGTTAATTGTTGCCAACAAGATAGATATCCCAACCGCAGAAAAAAACATAAAAAAAATTAAAAATAAATATTCAAGAGTAGTGCCTGCCTCAGCAGAAGCAGAATTAGCACTTAGAAAAGCAGCTAAAGCAGGACTTATAAAATATACACCGGGAAGTTCCAATTTTAAAATAATAAATAAAGATAAACTCAATAAAAAACAAATTTCAGCACTTAACTATATCAAAAAGAATATATTAGAAAAATATGGAAGTACAGGTGTACAAAAGGCTTTGAATAAAGCTGTATTTGAAATTCTTAAGATGATAGTTGTTTATCCTGTAGAAAATGAAAATAAAATGAGTGATTCACAAGGAAATGTATTACCAGATGCAATTTTGCTTCCAAAAGGATCTACACCAGTTGATTTGGCTTATAAAATACATGAAGAAATTGGAGAAAATTTTCGTTTTGCTATCGATGCTAGAAAGGGAATAAAAATTTCAAATGATTACAAATTAAAAAACGGCGATATAATAAAAATAGTACATACTGCCTAACACCAAAAATTGAAAAGAGGGTCAGTGCCCTGACCGGGATTTGAACCCGGGTAACGGGATCCGCAGTCCCGCGTGATATCCAGGCTACACTATCAGGGCACTATGAATTTTTTAATTTTTAGGTCATGAAAAGAAGATATTCACCAATTACCATTACATTTCTTATGTTCCAATGTAATATAAATTTTACTTCTTTTTTGGAGAATTAAACTTTTTGTACTTTTGCATTACATATCTCTTTTAAAATAGGTATACATGATACTCCTAAATATATTCCTGAGACGCTTGTATCATAGATGTAAAGTTCAATACCTTCTTTTTTAATGTTTTTTGCTAAGTTTACCATTTCTTTTTCAATGTCATCTGTCAGTGGAACATTTGCTCTACCATCTGTTATCATAAATGCTTTTACTTTTAATGATTCTTCTTTCATCTTTTCTCTTTTAGATAATGAAATAAGTTGTTGTAATGCGGAAGATAATGGTGTTCTACCACCAGTGGGGGCTCGTTCAATTTCATCTACAATTTGCCAATAATTTTTTGTAGGAGGTACTACTATTTCTGATTTAAAGCCTTTGGCGAGTATAAATGCCATTTTAGATCTTTTTGTGTATCCATCTTCAATGAGTTTTTCTGCAATACCTTTAGCAATTCTTATTCTTTTCTTTACAGCCATGCTTCCACTAGAATCCAATATAATTACCCAAAGGGTAGGGGCTTTCACACGTCTAACTCTTATTCTGATATCATCTTTTTCAAATTTAACTGGAAGTTTTCTTTCCCTAAGCATTGCATGTATTATGGAATTATATAAGTCAATGTCATTTGCAGATTCATCTTTATTTGAGGATAAGGGTATATGAGCTACTGGTATCCCTTTTGGCTGATTTATAGTTGTCATTGTAATGTCTCTTGAAGACCTATGCGCAGAACCACTGAATTTTATCTTTTTTTTAGAATCTATCTCTGGAACTTCTGTCTTTAGAGGTGGAAAAAAAGTGTCATCAAACCTCCTACTACCGAAATCTTCACGATCAGAACTTCTATTCAATTTCTGTTTTTTACTACTTCTTATCCTGCTTCGAAAAAATTTTGTCTTAGGTAAAGATTTCCCACCTTCTTTTCTTCTTTGGAAAGGCTTATCTTTTAGTCTGTGTTTTAATGTTAGTTCCATTGCTTTTTCAATGTCTTCCATAGAAACTTTTTTTCTGCCGTCAAGAGCAGAAATTGACTTAGCTGTCTTTATAGTTGCTATCTCAGCCCTATTTGTTTTTATTCCTAATTTAATTATTGTTTCTGCAAGTAATTCTAAAAGATCTTCATCAACTTTAACTTTTGGTAATAATTCTCTTGCTTTGACAATTTTTTTTGTTAGCTCTTCTTCCTCTTTTTTGTATTTTTCATAAAATTCTACAGGGTCTTTTTGGAATTCTTCAGTCCTTCTAACAATTTCAATTCTCTCCTCTGGATTCATAGGTGCAGATATTTCAACACACAGACCAAATCTATCTAATATTTGCGGTCTTAATTCTCCTTCCTCTGGGTTCATGCTTCCTACTAATATAAATCTTGCAGGATGTCTAAATGAAATTCCTTCCCTCTCTATTGTGTTCCATCCCATTGCAGCTGCATCTAAAAGAGAATCTGCAATATAATCATCAAGTAAATTGACTTCATCTATATATAGAACACCTCTATTTGCTTCCGCCATTAATCCAGGATTTAAAGCTTTCTTACCTTCCTTTAAAAACTTTGTAACGTCTATAGTACCTATCAGTCTATCTATAGTTATACTTAGTGGTAAGTTAACAAAGCTCATTTTTCTTTTTTCTACCGGTAATTTTTCATTGGATGAAAAGCGTTCGTAACAATCATCACACATTTCAAGCGGATTGTTTGGGTTGCATCTAAATTCACAATCTGCAACTACTTCAATCTCAGGTAGTATGTTTGTTAATGATCTAACTAGCGTAGATTTACCTGTTCCCTTATCACCTTTTAGTAAAACACCACCTATCAACGGATTTACAGCAACACATAAAAGAGCTGTCTTAGCTTCTTCTTGACCAACAACAGCGGAAAATGGGAAACTTAATTGCCTTTCACAATATTCCATACTTTTTCCACCTTTTTCATATTATTCTTCCAATTATCAACATCATTAATAGAATAAATATTAATTATTCCACCTTGTATTTCTCCTTTTCCAACTTCATCTTCTAATGTGCTTTCAATTTCCATATATAGATGTTTTAAACTTCTAATTGTTTTTTTATCGGCTTTCCACAACTTTCTTTCATAAGCCTCTAATAATCTCCTTGTAATCTCCTCTAATGCGTAAGGATTATGTTTTTTAAACCATTCTTTCATTTTGGAATATTTTTTAAATATGTTGTCAAATACCCAGTCATTAACTAATCCAGTTGTTGACTGCCAGCCATAAAGATGGAGAATCTTTTTTGAAAATTCATTTGCTCCTCTATACCCATGCTTTTTCATGTTTTTGATCCACTCATCATTCAATAATTTACTCCTCACTATTCTTTCTATTTCTTTTTTCACATTGATAACCTTTATGTTTGAAATATCGCGCGTATCAACTTGTAATGTTTCTGTTTTCTTTCCTCTCAATGTATCTACAGCTGCTTTAAATCCTCCCTGGAATGCGAAATATCCACAGCAATTTGTTAACTCATGTTCATCACTTACATGATTCCTTGTTATTACATCAACTTTTCTTAAATTAAGTGTCAATGATTCTGGAGCTTTAACACCAAATCTATCTTTTGAATAGGCATGATCACTCCATTTAATCCATATTTTTCCAAGTTCTTCCTTGTTTTTCCAGGCTGATGATTCAACAGCATAATTTACGCCAGCTCCATATGCTCCTGGCGGGGTTGAAAATATTCTATATTTTGCAAATTCTTTAGCTCTTTTTACACCCATTCTTGAAAGTTCCTTTAAATTTTCTATATAATGTTTTTTAACATAGTTTTTATGAAGAGGTTCTTTGGCTTTAATAACCTTTTTCACGGCTTCATCAATTATTTCTATGTAATTTGGCAGTGTATCACGTGTTATACCACTTATCCTCACTAAAACATCAATTCTTGGTCTCTTCAATTTATTTAGAGGTATTACCTCAACTCCAACAACTTTATCATTTTTCCATTTAGGTTTTACACCCAATAAATATAATATTTGAGATAGCTGTTCTCCATCGGCTTTATATCCATCTATACTCCATAGAACCTGACCAACAGTTTCAGGGAACTTTCCATATTTGTTTTTATAAAATTTCAATAATTTTTCAGCTGTTTTAACGCCAATTTTCCATGCAGCTTTTGTTGGAATTTCTGTAGGATCTACCGCATAGAAATTTCTGCCTGTAGGTATTATTTCATATTTACCGCGTGCCAAAGATCCTGAAGGTCCTGGTTCAACAAATTCAAAATTC
Coding sequences within:
- a CDS encoding precorrin-6y C5,15-methyltransferase (decarboxylating), CbiE subunit (COGs: COG2241 Precorrin-6B methylase 1~InterPro IPR000878: IPR014777: IPR012818~KEGG: msi:Msm_1167 cobalt-precorrin-6Y C(5)-methyltransferase~PFAM: Uroporphyrin-III C/tetrapyrrole (Corrin/Porphyrin) methyltransferase~SPTR: B9AFE8 Putative uncharacterized protein~TIGRFAM: precorrin-6y C5,15-methyltransferase (decarboxylating), CbiE subunit~PFAM: Tetrapyrrole (Corrin/Porphyrin) Methylases~TIGRFAM: precorrin-6y C5,15-methyltransferase (decarboxylating), CbiE subunit), translated to MLYIVGIGPGSKDFLTPIAEEIANTVDILVGSKRALDLFPQATRKIVLNAKNMNKMLEYSVKLARNNDVCILSTGDPGFSGVLKPVKKLLSKYKNVELEVIPGISSIQLCAAKLKMPWDNVNLLTLHGRKDYKKLLKFLNDDKPIMVLPSKDVNDLAKFLLNNGISGDKEIIICERLSYPDEKITKISLKEAAERKFSYMCVVVINYSE
- a CDS encoding hypothetical protein (KEGG: mth:MTH667 hypothetical protein~SPTR: O26763 Putative uncharacterized protein), which gives rise to MKSLKNISGDKMKGAIGLVFYSHVIPFILGLIGILLMCTGVMDDKPMYTSLGLIIFFVGGLLPFIILPIILGL
- a CDS encoding triosephosphate isomerase (COGs: COG0149 Triosephosphate isomerase~InterPro IPR000652: IPR020861: IPR013785~KEGG: mth:MTH1041 triosephosphate isomerase~PFAM: triosephosphate isomerase~PRIAM: Triose-phosphate isomerase~SPTR: Q9UWN5 Triosephosphate isomerase~TIGRFAM: triosephosphate isomerase~PFAM: Triosephosphate isomerase~TIGRFAM: triosephosphate isomerase), with translation MDRPIIVLNFKTYKESTGENALKLAKKCEQVSEEYGVKIIVAPQHMDLRYVSENVNIPVIAQHIDPIDAGGHTGSVLLECAKEAGAKGSLVNHSEKRMKLADISKVVKKLSENDMISIVCTNNVETSAAAAALSPDFVAVEPPELIGSGIPVSKAKPEVVENTVEAVKTVNPDVRVLCGAGISSGEDVKKAVELGTEGVLLASGVILAKDQKKALEELITEM
- a CDS encoding Uncharacterized conserved protein UCP037409, membrane transporter, MTH672 (COGs: COG4827 transporter~InterPro IPR017199~KEGG: mth:MTH672 hypothetical protein~PFAM: Uncharacterised conserved protein UCP037409, membrane transporter, MTH672~SPTR: O26768 Putative uncharacterized protein~PFAM: Predicted transporter (DUF2162)), with amino-acid sequence MNIITIAWELGIISVLLIFGAKIGLAIGFAGLRRRYAAGIIIGYGVGLYLLIWILGKAIGNIYPTLNKYIVYITLLMAAILIAAGIHTLHEWKQKKKNTAQMTCLAMVAPCPCCFGAVLAAIILAAPMVGVSSLLLGKYSAILLSVFIAVFYLFSKVIVDALNKPYPIILGNFMLFVGLYFLIATILIPNISALASSKFSPVNVPAPHILLSTALALFALLIVGGYYYKKKSVFVR
- a CDS encoding Protein of unknown function DUF2149 (COGs: COG4744 conserved hypothetical protein~InterPro IPR018676~KEGG: mth:MTH670 hypothetical protein~PFAM: Protein of unknown function DUF2149~SPTR: O26766 Putative uncharacterized protein~PFAM: Uncharacterized conserved protein (DUF2149)), giving the protein MLRRRGRRRLSDYHHEEDPLSGAINFVDCMFVLAMAFAVFFIMAWNMQSLVFAKMSLQEKRELMEAVKKSIEVKQGKELNQTPEVSKGSGQGYAELGTVYKDPRTGKLILVQK
- a CDS encoding Propeptide PepSY amd peptidase M4 (InterPro IPR005075~KEGG: mth:MTH1301 hypothetical protein~PFAM: Propeptide PepSY amd peptidase M4~SPTR: O27358 Putative uncharacterized protein~PFAM: Peptidase propeptide and YPEB domain), producing the protein MRSKALIFILCIFVVGAIGAGYFLQGHKSQVAVAKNSMSQNNITKTEKIQNTTSKDTNANKTHVSTEDAKNIASKYIEEPGASPGSPKIVYIDGKPVYVVPVIKNGKQVGEIYIDVKTGKNLGGAGGAP
- a CDS encoding phosphoglycerate kinase (COGs: COG0126 3-phosphoglycerate kinase~InterPro IPR001576: IPR015911: IPR015824: IPR015901~KEGG: mth:MTH1042 phosphoglycerate kinase~PFAM: phosphoglycerate kinase~PRIAM: Phosphoglycerate kinase~SPTR: P20971 Phosphoglycerate kinase (Fragment)~PFAM: Phosphoglycerate kinase) encodes the protein MFKFYTMDDFDYSGSRVLVRVDINSPVDPHTGRILDDTRMRLHSKTLKELVDENAKVAILAHQSRPGKRDFTTMEEHSKVLSNILDMPVTYVEDIFGCAARESIRNMENGDIILLENVRFYSEEVLKRDPKVQAETHLVRKLSSVVDYYINDAFAAAHRSQPSLVGFPLKLPSAAGRLMEREVKTLYKIIKNVEKPCVYILGGVKIDDSIMIMKNILKNGSADYILTSGLVANVFLEASGIDIKEKNRKILYRKNYKKFIKMAKKLKDKYGEKILTPVDVAINKNGKRIDVPIDDIPNFPIYDIGMETIKIYAEKIREAKTIFANGPAGVFEEQQFSIGTEDLLNAIASSNAFSVIAGGHLAAAAEKMGISNKINHISSGGGACIAFLSGEELPAIKVLEEARKRSDKYI
- a CDS encoding conserved hypothetical protein (COGs: COG0811 Biopolymer transport protein~KEGG: mth:MTH671 hypothetical protein~SPTR: O26767 Putative uncharacterized protein~PFAM: MotA/TolQ/ExbB proton channel family), whose translation is MPAVPGSEALQGIMHVVSQSLLIPAIVTLLAFVAYSVVALGGLIAEYVGRVRVDVDEIKEAIYNISNPGDPKEIIEIINNSKLPERQKEILTDIANTEDLDSRTREALARRYVEGEELKAMKSVEITDSITRLGPQVGLLGTLIPIGPGLVALGAGDITQLANHFLVAFDAAILGLASSAISFFVSKVRKRWFEEYLVNLETLAEAILEVMENVEEEREKEIERLSP
- a CDS encoding hisA/hisF family protein (COGs: COG1411 Uncharacterized protein related to proFAR isomerase (HisA)~InterPro IPR011060: IPR006062: IPR013785: IPR004650~KEGG: mth:MTH669 phosphoribosylformimino-5-aminoimidazole carboxamide ribotide isomerase related protein~PFAM: histidine biosynthesis protein~SPTR: O26765 Phosphoribosylformimino-5-aminoimidazole carboxamide ribotide isomerase related protein~TIGRFAM: hisA/hisF family protein~PFAM: Histidine biosynthesis protein~TIGRFAM: hisA/hisF family protein) — encoded protein: MIEVIPVLDIKDGIAVAGKSGKRETYTPLKTIYSRSPDPIEIALSLRRQGARRIYIADLNGIERTGNNLEIAKKINYIIPTMLDFGVNDFKTFKFLLNFSRQVIVATETLESFEELEKIVSKFPTSRIVVSVDIKDDKLYSKNLDISLIDFRDKLLDLGISSEIILLDISRVGTEKGINENIIEIFKDLKDKLILGGGITLKDVPKIKNFGIKKILVGTALHKGEFPLYI